One genomic region from Anabaena sp. PCC 7108 encodes:
- a CDS encoding DapH/DapD/GlmU-related protein, whose translation MNNLKYLAKLKRFQQLFLTTILGDIPTILGGIKFRNLLYRAIFYRIGSSVYIQDGVEFLGTDSIEIGNRVHIFKGVRIDGREHENNKIHLENGVAIERNVLIGALDNTCIHIGKETFIGPNVCIAGPGDITIGKHCLIAANTGIYANNHNFTDPTKPIKYQGITRQGIVIEDDCWLGDGVKVLDGVTIGRGSVIGAGAVVTKDIPPFSVAVGIPARVIKSREGQELVKFTDSPLLTSN comes from the coding sequence ATGAATAACTTGAAATATCTGGCAAAGTTAAAGCGATTTCAACAACTTTTTTTGACTACTATTTTAGGTGATATTCCCACAATTTTGGGAGGTATAAAATTTCGTAATTTGTTATATCGTGCTATTTTTTATCGGATAGGTAGCTCAGTTTATATTCAAGATGGCGTTGAATTTCTTGGCACTGATTCTATCGAAATTGGTAATAGAGTGCATATTTTCAAAGGTGTGCGTATAGATGGGAGAGAACACGAAAACAACAAAATTCATCTAGAAAATGGAGTAGCTATTGAGCGCAATGTTTTAATAGGGGCGCTAGATAATACTTGTATCCACATTGGTAAAGAGACTTTTATTGGACCTAATGTTTGTATTGCTGGACCTGGAGACATAACAATTGGCAAGCACTGTTTAATCGCAGCAAATACTGGAATATATGCCAATAATCATAATTTTACAGATCCGACTAAGCCAATTAAATATCAAGGTATTACTCGTCAGGGAATTGTAATTGAGGATGACTGTTGGTTAGGAGATGGAGTGAAAGTATTAGATGGTGTCACCATTGGTAGAGGCAGTGTTATCGGTGCTGGTGCTGTTGTGACTAAAGATATTCCCCCGTTTTCCGTAGCTGTGGGTATACCTGCACGAGTAATTAAAAGCCGTGAAGGTCAAGAACTTGTCAAGTTTACAGATTCACCTCTGTTAACTTCAAACTAA
- the chlG gene encoding chlorophyll synthase ChlG has translation MPESTPINSSSQPNEVVESTNQEVTNTEDRNAKTRQLLGMKGASAGETSIWKIRLQLMKPITWIPLIWGVVCGAASAGNYTWTLENVLKSALCMLLSGPLLTGYTQTINDYYDREIDAINEPYRPIPSGAISEKQVISQFIVLLLLGYGVAYTLDLWAGHPFPTVLMLSVFGTFIAYIYSAPPLKLKQNGWLGNYALGASYIALPWWAGHALFGELNWKIVILTLFYSLAGLGIAIVNDFKSVEGDRQLGLQSLPVMFGVQTAALICVVMIDLFQGLVAGYLVSIHENLYAAILVLLIIPQITFQDMYFLRDPIANDVKYQASAQPFLVLGMLVTGIALGHAGV, from the coding sequence ATGCCTGAATCAACTCCCATTAATTCAAGTTCCCAACCAAATGAAGTTGTAGAATCTACAAATCAAGAAGTAACAAACACAGAAGACCGCAATGCGAAAACTCGGCAATTGCTGGGAATGAAAGGGGCAAGTGCCGGGGAAACTTCTATTTGGAAAATTCGCTTGCAATTGATGAAACCGATTACCTGGATTCCCCTAATTTGGGGTGTAGTCTGCGGTGCGGCTTCTGCTGGTAACTACACTTGGACTTTAGAAAATGTCTTGAAGTCTGCCCTTTGTATGTTGCTTTCTGGTCCTTTGTTGACTGGTTATACCCAAACCATTAATGATTATTATGATCGGGAAATTGATGCTATTAATGAACCTTACCGTCCCATACCTTCAGGGGCAATTTCTGAAAAACAAGTAATTAGTCAATTCATTGTTTTGCTATTACTAGGATATGGAGTAGCTTACACCTTAGATTTATGGGCAGGTCATCCATTTCCTACTGTTTTGATGTTGTCTGTTTTTGGTACTTTTATTGCCTATATCTATTCTGCACCACCATTGAAATTAAAACAAAATGGTTGGTTAGGAAATTATGCTCTAGGTGCAAGTTATATTGCTTTACCTTGGTGGGCTGGTCATGCTTTATTTGGAGAATTGAACTGGAAAATCGTAATTCTAACTCTATTTTATAGTTTGGCCGGTTTAGGTATTGCCATTGTCAATGATTTTAAGAGTGTGGAAGGCGATCGTCAATTAGGATTACAATCATTACCAGTTATGTTTGGTGTACAAACTGCCGCTTTAATTTGTGTAGTCATGATTGACTTATTTCAAGGTTTGGTTGCAGGTTATTTGGTAAGTATTCACGAGAATTTATATGCAGCAATTCTCGTATTATTAATCATTCCCCAAATCACTTTCCAAGATATGTATTTCCTCCGTGATCCTATAGCCAATGATGTCAAATATCAAGCCAGCGCCCAACCATTCTTGGTATTAGGAATGCTGGTAACAGGTATTGCATTAGGTCACGCCGGCGTTTAA
- a CDS encoding ArsA family ATPase — translation MALILTFLGKNGIARSKIAIAAAKLLATQGKRVLLAGLADPTLPILLNTSLTPDPQEISPNLQAVQFQVSVLLERNWDEVKKLEAQYLRTPIVKEVYGQELITLPGMDHALALNAIREYDASGEYDAIIYDGTGDASTLRMFYLPESLSWYVRRFRQLFVNSDLGKTITESPLIQPLISSLVNVNGNAGNFSQPTNQVGNFLGQGKDAVANPQRVAAFLVTTSEPIDVANSRYLWGSAQQIGLTIGGAILVAGNENANLLEEFAPLPVSIVPDVSNGEWQPLIDALPNFIEQALQAPKPIEIDVHNQQVRLFLPGFDKKQVKLTQYGPEVTVEAGDQRRNIFLPPALSGKPVTGAKFHNSYLIISFEEEALSIQLSEDV, via the coding sequence ATGGCCTTGATACTGACATTTTTAGGCAAAAATGGCATCGCTCGCAGTAAAATAGCGATCGCCGCAGCCAAGTTATTGGCAACACAAGGTAAAAGGGTACTCCTAGCCGGACTAGCAGATCCAACATTGCCAATTCTACTCAATACTTCTCTGACTCCTGACCCCCAGGAAATCTCTCCCAATCTGCAAGCAGTACAGTTTCAAGTATCTGTACTGCTAGAACGTAACTGGGATGAAGTCAAAAAACTAGAGGCTCAATACCTCCGCACACCTATTGTTAAAGAGGTTTATGGGCAAGAACTAATCACATTACCAGGCATGGATCACGCCCTCGCTCTCAATGCTATTCGTGAATATGATGCCAGTGGCGAATATGACGCGATTATCTATGATGGCACAGGTGACGCTTCCACCTTGCGAATGTTCTACTTACCAGAATCTTTAAGTTGGTATGTGAGAAGATTCCGGCAATTATTTGTTAACTCCGATTTAGGGAAAACAATTACAGAATCTCCCCTGATTCAACCCTTAATTAGCAGTCTTGTTAATGTTAACGGGAATGCTGGTAATTTTAGCCAACCTACTAACCAAGTTGGTAATTTTCTCGGACAAGGTAAAGACGCTGTAGCTAATCCCCAGCGTGTGGCCGCATTTTTGGTGACAACATCAGAACCCATTGATGTGGCAAATTCTCGCTACCTTTGGGGAAGCGCCCAACAAATTGGGTTAACTATTGGTGGAGCCATCCTAGTTGCTGGAAACGAAAATGCAAATCTATTAGAGGAATTTGCACCTCTACCTGTGAGCATAGTTCCTGATGTCTCCAATGGTGAATGGCAACCCCTCATAGATGCTTTACCTAACTTTATTGAGCAAGCATTACAAGCTCCTAAGCCGATTGAAATAGATGTCCATAATCAGCAAGTACGCTTATTTTTACCTGGTTTTGACAAAAAGCAAGTCAAACTCACCCAGTACGGACCAGAAGTCACAGTAGAAGCCGGAGATCAAAGGCGTAATATTTTCCTCCCTCCTGCTCTAAGTGGTAAACCTGTCACTGGTGCAAAGTTTCATAATAGTTATTTGATAATTTCGTTTGAGGAAGAAGCTCTCAGCATTCAACTATCAGAGGATGTTTAA
- a CDS encoding DUF2862 domain-containing protein yields the protein MEIGQKVKVIRLRDRVSSTIAQKLGKVGIISGYKVTDGAGIGVVVKFDDNSSTWFFEDEIKPA from the coding sequence ATGGAAATCGGACAGAAAGTTAAGGTGATTCGTTTGCGCGATCGCGTATCCTCTACTATCGCTCAAAAACTCGGAAAAGTTGGCATTATCTCCGGCTACAAAGTCACAGATGGGGCTGGAATCGGTGTGGTGGTGAAGTTTGACGACAACTCCTCCACCTGGTTTTTTGAAGATGAAATCAAACCAGCTTAA
- a CDS encoding ABC transporter permease, whose translation MTLLLKNNLTWLQVQRYSELLHVLVVRTLKVRYRGSFLGVYWSLLNPLIMTGLYTAIFGATFASYYGNSILNYVLAALTGLLVINFFSASTSQALTSVVGNGALLNKIRLPVSVFPVSMIAANIFQFSVGAFPLLAIMTLINSKSLVNVLALVFPFLALILVSTGIGFLVSALYVFFRDLPYFYELVTFVIWISSPIFYPAAIVPKQVQPFLSLNPLSPIIESLRQITLSGSLPDLGLIWGALLSGIIILSLGWTCFHLWRHQFMDLL comes from the coding sequence ATGACGCTTTTGCTCAAAAATAATTTAACTTGGCTGCAAGTCCAGCGTTATTCGGAACTGCTGCACGTTTTAGTAGTGCGGACTCTCAAAGTACGTTATCGAGGGTCATTTCTGGGAGTTTATTGGTCGCTGTTAAACCCACTAATTATGACAGGGCTTTACACTGCCATTTTTGGAGCTACCTTCGCATCATATTATGGTAACTCAATCCTCAACTATGTACTTGCCGCACTTACAGGGCTGTTAGTGATCAATTTTTTCTCAGCTTCCACATCTCAAGCTTTGACAAGTGTAGTTGGCAATGGTGCATTATTAAATAAAATTCGTTTGCCAGTCAGCGTTTTTCCAGTATCAATGATTGCAGCTAATATATTTCAGTTTTCCGTAGGAGCATTTCCGTTACTGGCAATTATGACTTTGATTAATTCCAAAAGTCTAGTCAATGTCCTAGCCTTGGTATTTCCGTTTCTAGCTCTAATCTTAGTTTCTACAGGAATTGGATTTTTGGTCAGTGCTTTGTATGTATTTTTTAGAGACTTACCTTACTTTTATGAGTTAGTTACATTTGTAATCTGGATCAGTAGCCCTATATTTTATCCAGCCGCTATTGTCCCAAAACAAGTACAGCCCTTTTTAAGCTTAAATCCCTTATCACCCATTATTGAAAGTCTGCGTCAAATTACCTTATCAGGTTCTTTGCCAGATTTAGGTTTAATTTGGGGTGCTTTACTTAGTGGCATAATTATTTTGTCTCTAGGGTGGACTTGTTTTCATCTGTGGCGACATCAGTTTATGGATTTACTATAA
- a CDS encoding ABC transporter ATP-binding protein gives MEVIRLDNVSLWRRTQEEFSYDLKKTLLSILEGKYRQPAKKLVLDNVALVVDKGEKIGIIGANGSGKSTLLKIISGILQPTTGSVRVRGQVAPLIELGAGFDPDISVMDNILLYGVLLGFSRTEMKARAHSILEFAELEDYALVPVKGLSSGMVARLGFSIATDVQPDILILDEVLSVGDESFKNKCKQRIDKFWDGETTVLVVSHELEFVKESCEKVIWLYQGKISFVGKAEETVNHYLNFVMQNQF, from the coding sequence ATGGAAGTAATACGTCTGGATAATGTTTCGCTGTGGAGAAGGACTCAAGAGGAGTTTTCTTATGATTTAAAGAAAACGCTGCTTTCTATATTAGAGGGTAAATATCGCCAGCCAGCTAAAAAATTAGTGCTGGATAATGTTGCTTTAGTAGTTGACAAAGGCGAAAAAATCGGTATTATTGGTGCGAATGGGTCTGGAAAATCCACACTTTTAAAGATTATTTCCGGAATCTTGCAACCTACCACCGGATCAGTAAGAGTACGTGGTCAAGTTGCACCTTTAATTGAACTAGGAGCAGGTTTTGATCCAGACATTTCTGTGATGGATAATATTCTGCTTTATGGAGTATTGTTAGGTTTTTCTAGAACTGAGATGAAAGCAAGAGCGCATTCAATTTTGGAGTTTGCCGAATTGGAGGACTACGCTTTAGTTCCAGTTAAAGGTTTATCTTCGGGTATGGTGGCACGGTTAGGATTTTCTATTGCCACAGATGTGCAGCCAGATATTTTGATTTTAGATGAGGTTTTGTCAGTAGGAGATGAGAGTTTTAAGAATAAATGTAAGCAAAGAATTGATAAATTTTGGGATGGAGAAACGACGGTTTTAGTTGTTTCTCATGAGTTGGAGTTTGTAAAGGAGTCATGTGAAAAAGTGATTTGGTTGTATCAGGGGAAAATAAGCTTTGTTGGCAAAGCAGAAGAAACGGTTAATCACTATCTAAATTTTGTAATGCAAAATCAATTTTAG
- a CDS encoding methyltransferase domain-containing protein, whose product MGTSNWQHIPYMVEIFRLVEPQKILDIGVGFGRWGIVAREFLDVWYGKVHPVNWTLRIDGIEAFEPNIEDYQKYFYTNIFLGDAKEKIYDLDDDYDLIIFGDVLEHFTKEDGENLLKISLKKSRYVVVAVPLDEDWEQDEMYENLYEKHLAAWYADDFKSFHCVQGKLFRDYINRSHGVFLLSLNSSSIPNDYIFDYYDSTNSQWQQELLEIKKSRTWKIIKLLKSNYFLKGIFSKLLSVITKANR is encoded by the coding sequence ATGGGTACTAGCAACTGGCAACACATACCATATATGGTTGAAATATTTAGATTAGTTGAACCACAGAAAATACTCGACATAGGTGTTGGTTTTGGTCGTTGGGGCATAGTTGCTCGTGAATTTTTAGATGTTTGGTATGGCAAAGTTCATCCTGTTAATTGGACATTAAGAATTGATGGTATTGAAGCATTTGAACCAAATATTGAAGATTATCAAAAATATTTTTATACGAATATTTTTCTTGGTGATGCTAAAGAGAAAATTTATGATCTAGATGATGATTATGATTTAATAATTTTTGGAGATGTGTTGGAACATTTCACAAAAGAAGATGGTGAAAATTTACTCAAAATTAGTTTAAAAAAGTCTCGTTATGTAGTTGTGGCAGTGCCTTTAGATGAAGATTGGGAACAAGATGAAATGTATGAAAATCTATATGAAAAGCACTTAGCTGCATGGTACGCAGATGATTTCAAATCATTTCACTGTGTGCAAGGGAAGTTGTTTAGAGATTATATTAATAGATCACATGGGGTTTTTTTATTATCTCTAAATAGTTCTAGTATTCCTAATGACTATATATTTGATTACTATGATTCTACTAATTCTCAATGGCAACAAGAGTTGTTAGAGATAAAAAAATCTAGAACTTGGAAAATAATTAAACTTCTCAAGTCTAATTATTTTTTGAAAGGTATATTTAGTAAATTGCTCTCTGTTATCACAAAGGCAAATAGATGA
- a CDS encoding methyltransferase domain-containing protein, which produces MILPNYLWWQQQGYDWIKEIDNRKKFQLIYHLQELVLIDYFQNLRCRQILEFGCGFGRHLKYLREIPDLKVFGYDQSESMLASMANWAEPEWVNEYIKIGNQGDALPYPDNYFDVVFTTSVLIHIAPQDIKAVIKELVRVAKNQVIHLEPAPDYEVVLSAHNGSWNHNLVEIYESIGCQCEILNPAFKIQRLYKVLVNSNQIDSRYTPSNLFLNKLFDLENNIQITLDNLLQERDDLAQRHQILSQERDDLAQRHQILSQERDDLAQRHQILSQERDDLAQRHQILSQERDDLAQQRDSFKITLNEILDSRTWNTIQVIKNNSYLKSLGHTTLNIIQALSINIKSKLKAVESNFINKSDIAIYDEEMELWLQSIKQENQKILAVYVPTWLGINSATQNMFENCYALPEFLSKEQADYYAKIILSNGIKHLIIAGVSPGHLELVNSVKELNPDIRCDITWHGSYLQNCEDYAWSMMNQSVQLGKRGIIYKFGFAKKGMEKTFHSMGLRSEFLPNFVNRIPESANAINSENPQLGIWLSGISYRKLPYAMIASVHLVSNAVLNIAGAGDRAKEWADTLGVEFNYYNPNPIPREELHQRIKNTHLSLYLTSSECAPMLPIESLSLGVPCLIAPVSHWFEDDEYLHSRLVVPYPERPEIIAQYIQQALLEREEIIERYKIYIIRYNHWATQQVKRFIGD; this is translated from the coding sequence ATGATTTTACCTAATTACTTATGGTGGCAACAGCAAGGATACGACTGGATAAAAGAAATAGATAATCGGAAAAAATTTCAGTTAATATATCACTTACAAGAATTAGTATTGATTGATTATTTTCAGAATTTGAGATGTAGGCAAATTCTTGAGTTCGGCTGTGGTTTTGGCCGTCACTTAAAATATCTACGAGAGATTCCTGATTTAAAAGTATTTGGATATGACCAAAGCGAGTCCATGTTAGCAAGTATGGCAAATTGGGCTGAACCTGAGTGGGTGAATGAATATATCAAAATTGGTAATCAGGGTGATGCACTGCCCTATCCAGATAATTATTTTGATGTTGTTTTTACGACATCTGTTCTAATACATATAGCTCCACAAGATATCAAAGCGGTAATAAAAGAATTAGTAAGAGTTGCCAAAAATCAAGTCATACATCTAGAGCCTGCTCCTGATTATGAAGTTGTTCTCTCAGCGCATAATGGTTCTTGGAATCATAACTTAGTTGAAATTTACGAAAGTATAGGTTGTCAATGCGAAATTTTAAACCCTGCATTTAAAATCCAGCGTCTCTACAAAGTTTTAGTAAATTCCAATCAAATAGATAGTAGATATACACCATCAAATTTATTTTTAAATAAACTTTTTGATCTAGAAAATAACATCCAAATAACTTTAGATAATCTCTTACAAGAACGAGATGATTTAGCTCAACGGCACCAGATTTTATCACAAGAACGAGATGATTTAGCTCAACGGCACCAGATTTTATCACAAGAACGAGATGATTTAGCTCAACGGCACCAGATTTTATCACAAGAACGAGATGATTTAGCTCAACGGCATCAGATTTTATCACAAGAACGAGATGATTTAGCTCAACAGCGCGATAGCTTTAAAATAACACTTAATGAAATTCTTGACTCTCGGACTTGGAACACAATTCAAGTAATCAAAAATAATTCTTACTTAAAAAGTTTAGGACATACGACTTTAAACATTATCCAAGCTTTAAGCATAAATATTAAATCCAAACTTAAGGCAGTAGAATCCAACTTTATCAATAAAAGTGATATAGCCATTTATGATGAGGAAATGGAGCTTTGGCTGCAATCTATTAAACAGGAAAATCAGAAAATATTAGCAGTATATGTTCCAACATGGTTAGGAATAAATTCTGCCACACAAAATATGTTTGAAAACTGTTATGCATTACCTGAGTTTTTATCTAAGGAGCAAGCAGATTATTATGCAAAAATTATATTAAGCAATGGGATAAAACATTTGATTATAGCTGGAGTTTCTCCAGGACATTTGGAGTTAGTTAACAGCGTGAAAGAGTTGAATCCAGACATAAGATGTGATATCACTTGGCATGGGAGTTATTTACAAAATTGTGAAGATTATGCTTGGAGCATGATGAATCAATCAGTTCAATTGGGAAAGCGAGGAATAATTTATAAATTTGGTTTTGCCAAAAAGGGCATGGAAAAGACTTTTCATTCTATGGGGTTAAGATCAGAATTTTTACCTAACTTTGTTAATAGGATACCAGAATCAGCAAATGCTATAAATTCTGAAAATCCTCAATTGGGTATTTGGTTATCTGGAATCAGTTACCGTAAACTTCCCTATGCGATGATTGCATCTGTACATTTAGTTAGTAATGCAGTGTTGAATATAGCTGGTGCAGGAGATAGAGCTAAAGAATGGGCAGATACCCTCGGTGTTGAATTCAACTACTATAATCCTAATCCAATTCCTAGAGAAGAACTTCACCAACGCATTAAAAATACTCATTTATCACTTTATCTAACTTCATCAGAATGCGCTCCCATGTTGCCAATTGAAAGTTTAAGTTTAGGAGTACCTTGTTTAATCGCCCCAGTTAGCCACTGGTTTGAAGATGACGAATATCTCCATTCACGCTTAGTAGTTCCCTATCCAGAACGCCCTGAAATTATTGCTCAGTATATTCAGCAAGCACTATTAGAAAGAGAGGAAATTATTGAAAGATATAAAATATATATAATACGCTATAATCATTGGGCTACTCAACAAGTTAAGAGATTTATAGGTGATTAA
- a CDS encoding glycosyltransferase codes for MYIVFPTFELAPLCNGGIGNYISNVIQCLNNSSYKPLILLYNLIPDNALKAKQHFHNLNLKCEIIHVNDFSEIKLGSEDIYDIDKTSLALKQSLEKIINQKNIVGIEWCEHAGIAFHILRDKHCNPQSLFKNIVMWVHLHGAREIWDLTDRYPVSLYQGNGYALSNYAERLSLELADAWKSPSLAVANWYTEYFGIDNRVVISSLPYKKLAEQNSHYQIQPPQLPLKILCPGRIQYIKGSDIVARTCAELCKIFPNQFHVIFAGYNVPTANSNFASSLDEIKSFIPKEFLHHFSFHGKYLPEEYLKIAQDAHLAIFPSRVETFCLAAHELNWIGIPLILSDIPAFKDHFQDSINCYKFDGTVEGLTDILTRILNNTELLTKIKSEPISEFNPDVFDKLINMPMVSKVSSNYVLFTRMQELQLSPNSDFHSVHFKDLSVNDIKTLLMAAAWKVMKKLADRLSATPEIRIKIKNLFKVITRTKTI; via the coding sequence ATGTACATAGTATTTCCTACTTTTGAACTTGCTCCTTTATGTAATGGTGGTATAGGAAACTATATATCTAATGTCATTCAATGTTTAAACAATTCATCATATAAACCATTAATTTTATTGTATAATTTAATTCCAGATAATGCTCTTAAAGCCAAGCAACATTTTCATAATTTAAATTTAAAATGTGAGATTATCCATGTCAATGATTTTTCAGAAATAAAATTAGGATCTGAAGATATCTATGACATAGATAAAACATCTTTGGCTCTTAAGCAGAGTTTAGAGAAAATCATTAATCAAAAAAATATTGTAGGGATTGAGTGGTGTGAACACGCAGGTATCGCATTTCACATATTGCGAGATAAACACTGTAATCCTCAGTCATTATTCAAAAATATAGTTATGTGGGTTCACCTACATGGTGCTAGAGAAATTTGGGATTTAACTGATAGATATCCAGTCAGTTTATATCAAGGTAATGGCTATGCTTTATCTAATTATGCAGAAAGATTATCTTTAGAACTTGCTGATGCTTGGAAAAGTCCCTCCTTAGCAGTAGCAAATTGGTATACAGAATACTTTGGTATTGACAATCGAGTTGTTATTTCATCTTTGCCTTATAAAAAATTAGCAGAGCAAAACTCACACTATCAAATTCAACCTCCCCAATTGCCTCTGAAGATACTTTGCCCAGGAAGAATACAATATATTAAAGGGAGTGATATTGTAGCTCGTACCTGTGCAGAATTATGTAAAATATTTCCTAACCAGTTTCATGTTATTTTTGCTGGTTACAATGTACCTACAGCTAATTCAAACTTTGCTTCTTCATTAGACGAAATAAAGAGCTTTATACCTAAAGAGTTTTTACATCATTTTTCTTTTCATGGTAAATATTTACCAGAAGAATACTTAAAAATTGCCCAAGATGCTCACTTAGCAATTTTTCCATCTCGTGTCGAAACATTTTGCCTTGCTGCTCATGAACTTAACTGGATTGGTATTCCTCTAATTTTATCTGATATTCCTGCATTTAAAGATCATTTTCAAGATTCCATAAATTGCTATAAGTTTGATGGAACTGTTGAAGGTTTAACTGATATTTTAACCCGGATTTTAAATAATACTGAATTATTGACAAAAATTAAATCAGAACCAATTTCTGAATTCAATCCAGATGTATTTGATAAACTTATAAATATGCCTATGGTATCTAAAGTCAGTTCTAACTATGTCTTGTTTACAAGAATGCAGGAGTTGCAATTATCACCTAATAGTGATTTCCATTCAGTCCATTTTAAAGATTTGTCAGTAAACGATATCAAAACTTTACTTATGGCAGCAGCTTGGAAAGTTATGAAAAAATTAGCAGATAGGTTATCAGCTACACCAGAAATTAGAATTAAGATTAAAAATTTGTTTAAAGTAATTACTAGAACTAAAACTATCTAA
- a CDS encoding glycosyltransferase family 2 protein translates to MKPKVSIVICTCERPASLRKTLIALENLTNDNFEVVIIDASTTTDTLNIVTSLSQQSSYYIKLDKINIKNISVSRNRGIKFASGSIIAFLDDDAIPPPNWIEKLLSIYSLHGNKCGGVGGTVRDMTKSDYPLQYHCGITNIISNTIAIRSGDNINYNEPQGFWYNGLMGANSSYRKDVLEKINGYDEFFEYFLDETDVCLRVIQAAYEIHYCDVVVDHYPQASHNRQDQKHLTCWYSLAKNTTYFALKHALKKIPFPILITRLTILLIYRCFLRIIRLKFTHHLSNKLLWKYIKESIEGIRLGWTAGMTLHKVNESKEN, encoded by the coding sequence GTGAAACCAAAAGTATCTATTGTTATTTGTACTTGTGAACGCCCTGCTTCACTGAGGAAAACTCTTATAGCGTTGGAGAACTTAACTAATGATAACTTTGAAGTTGTGATCATTGATGCTTCTACCACTACGGATACACTAAATATAGTAACTTCACTATCTCAACAATCCAGTTATTACATCAAGCTAGATAAAATTAACATCAAAAATATTAGTGTATCTCGCAATAGAGGTATAAAGTTTGCATCAGGATCTATTATCGCATTTTTAGATGATGATGCAATTCCACCACCTAACTGGATAGAAAAACTTCTATCAATCTATTCTTTACATGGTAATAAATGTGGAGGAGTTGGTGGCACAGTGAGAGATATGACAAAATCTGATTATCCGTTGCAATACCATTGTGGGATCACAAATATTATTAGTAATACCATTGCCATTCGATCTGGTGATAACATTAATTACAACGAACCGCAGGGTTTTTGGTACAATGGCTTAATGGGAGCAAATTCATCTTATCGCAAAGATGTATTAGAGAAAATAAATGGATATGATGAATTTTTTGAATATTTTTTAGATGAAACTGATGTTTGTCTGCGTGTGATTCAAGCAGCTTATGAAATCCACTATTGTGATGTAGTTGTAGATCATTATCCCCAAGCTAGTCATAATCGTCAAGATCAAAAACATCTTACTTGCTGGTATTCTCTAGCTAAAAATACCACTTATTTTGCACTAAAACACGCTTTAAAAAAAATTCCCTTCCCTATTTTAATTACACGTCTAACCATACTCCTAATTTATCGTTGCTTTTTAAGAATTATTCGTCTTAAATTTACTCATCATCTCTCAAATAAGCTTTTATGGAAATATATTAAAGAATCTATTGAGGGTATCCGTTTAGGTTGGACTGCTGGTATGACTTTACATAAAGTAAATGAGAGCAAAGAGAATTAA